The Deinococcus metalli genome includes a window with the following:
- a CDS encoding GntR family transcriptional regulator, with the protein MTGVSVGTPVSASALARPLSIDRTLDVPVGTQLRGQLEYGIACGEIPRGTRLPSVRELSQELGVAHVTVAQTYKELLSAGLIVTARGRGTYVADAPRTPAGPDHARLRTLMQEAIRQAQHEGFTLRQIGEVAQVLLARGGADAPSGVSVLLVGLFADATRSYAADLQPFLRPEDRVQAVTLGELQHGESLGAAHAADVVLALAHRLSETQALLPGVDVIPVGFIPSQATRAALAALSPLTRVALVTTFEEFLPTFLGGVKRFAPHVSDLATTHLHAPGLQGVLEGADVIVYATGSEMVRDLSPGTPAFEYRHMIDPRDVEGLVLPAVDARRKET; encoded by the coding sequence ATGACCGGCGTCAGCGTCGGCACGCCGGTCAGCGCCTCCGCCCTGGCCCGCCCGCTCAGCATCGACCGCACGCTGGACGTGCCGGTGGGCACGCAGCTGCGCGGACAGCTGGAGTACGGCATCGCCTGCGGGGAGATCCCGCGCGGTACCCGGCTGCCCAGCGTGCGGGAGCTGTCGCAGGAACTGGGCGTGGCGCACGTGACGGTCGCGCAGACGTACAAGGAACTGCTGTCTGCGGGCCTGATCGTCACGGCGCGTGGGCGCGGCACCTACGTGGCCGACGCCCCGCGCACCCCGGCCGGACCGGACCACGCGCGGCTGCGCACGCTGATGCAGGAGGCCATCCGGCAGGCGCAGCATGAGGGTTTCACGCTGCGGCAGATCGGGGAGGTCGCGCAGGTGCTGCTCGCTCGCGGCGGCGCCGACGCGCCCAGCGGCGTGAGCGTGCTCCTGGTCGGGCTCTTTGCGGACGCCACCCGCAGCTACGCCGCGGACCTCCAGCCCTTCTTGCGCCCCGAAGACCGCGTGCAGGCCGTCACGCTGGGCGAACTCCAGCACGGCGAGAGCCTGGGCGCGGCCCACGCAGCGGACGTGGTGCTGGCCCTGGCGCACCGGCTGTCGGAAACGCAGGCGCTGCTGCCCGGCGTGGACGTCATCCCGGTGGGCTTCATTCCCAGCCAGGCGACCCGCGCGGCGCTGGCGGCGCTCAGTCCGCTGACGCGTGTGGCGCTGGTGACCACCTTCGAGGAATTCCTGCCGACCTTCCTGGGCGGCGTGAAGCGCTTCGCGCCGCACGTTTCGGACCTCGCCACCACGCACCTGCACGCGCCGGGCCTCCAGGGCGTGCTGGAGGGCGCGGACGTGATCGTGTACGCCACCGGTTCCGAGATGGTCCGCGACCTCTCGCCCGGCACACCTGCCTTCGAATACCGCCACATGATCGACCCGCGCGACGTGGAAGGGCTGGTGCTTCCCGCCGTGGACGCCCGCCGCAAGGAGACGTGA
- a CDS encoding isoaspartyl peptidase/L-asparaginase family protein: MPTPVLAIHGGCGAIPRASLTPETNAAARDALRRALQAGYALLQDGASAVDAVTAAVQVMEDDPVFNAGTGAALNRDGVHELDASLMDGATGRAGAVAGARRIRNPVQVARALAGVSDPLLLIGDAADAWAEAHGFAPVPNTHFTTRARQDALRAMLERETLGTTARATEFEKHGTVGAVALDAHGHLAAATSTGGYTAKPPGRVGDSPIIGAGTWADDRTCAMSGTGKGELFIRVAAGHDLHARLLYAGQTLEHAAQDLIHRTLQGVGAGLCAVDRHGNVVLPYNTEGMYRGFITADTLHVAIHED; this comes from the coding sequence ATGCCCACTCCGGTTCTCGCCATCCACGGGGGCTGCGGCGCGATTCCGCGCGCGTCCCTGACACCCGAGACAAACGCCGCCGCCAGGGACGCCCTGCGGCGCGCCCTCCAGGCCGGGTACGCCCTGCTGCAGGACGGAGCCAGCGCCGTCGATGCCGTCACGGCCGCCGTGCAGGTCATGGAGGACGACCCGGTGTTCAATGCCGGCACGGGCGCCGCCCTGAACCGCGACGGCGTGCACGAACTCGACGCCTCGCTGATGGACGGCGCGACCGGCCGGGCAGGAGCGGTGGCGGGCGCGCGGCGCATCCGCAATCCCGTGCAGGTGGCGCGCGCGCTGGCTGGGGTGTCCGACCCGCTGCTGCTGATCGGGGACGCGGCAGACGCGTGGGCCGAGGCGCACGGCTTCGCGCCGGTGCCGAACACGCACTTCACCACCCGCGCCCGCCAGGACGCGCTGCGCGCGATGCTGGAGCGCGAGACCCTGGGCACCACCGCCCGCGCGACCGAGTTCGAGAAGCACGGCACCGTCGGCGCGGTGGCCCTCGACGCGCACGGGCACCTGGCCGCCGCCACGTCCACCGGTGGGTATACCGCCAAGCCACCCGGCCGGGTGGGCGACTCGCCCATCATCGGGGCGGGCACGTGGGCGGACGACCGGACGTGCGCGATGTCCGGCACCGGCAAGGGCGAACTGTTCATCCGCGTGGCGGCCGGGCACGACCTGCACGCGCGCCTGCTGTACGCCGGCCAGACGCTGGAGCACGCGGCCCAGGACCTGATCCACCGCACCCTCCAGGGCGTCGGCGCGGGCCTGTGCGCGGTCGACCGGCACGGCAACGTGGTTTTGCCCTACAACACCGAGGGCATGTACCGCGGCTTCATCACGGCCGACACCCTGCACGTCGCCATCCACGAGGACTGA
- a CDS encoding carboxypeptidase M32 gives MTDSAPSDFARRSAEINDLLCVLNVLTWDARTQMPPGGSATRGGQMATISALARERTLDPAFEEAARAADGDPAAAQALEAIAALRRVPEALTRDLATLKTEAQEVWARARAASDYAVFAPLLGRMVDLNRHLADALGYADHPYDALLNLYEPGLTLRTLSPLFERLRAHHVPLLRQIQTRPEPRTDILRRHYPAAAQKAFSLAAAQRFGYDTLRGRLDESAHPFEISFTRNDVRITTRFQENFLSGALFGTLHETGHALYEQGIDPGLTRTVLASDLTGLYAVGGASYGTHESQSRLWENRIGRSRAYWERHYAALQGAFPEQLADVDLDTFHRAVNAVRPSLIRVEADELTYDLHIMLRVELERALIGGELDVADLPAAWNARVKADLGLDVPDDARGVLQDIHWSSGLFGSFPTYTVGNVMASQFYDAAHAALPDLEAQLAAGEYAPLREWLTEHIYRHGRTFTPHELLVRATGRGLDPQPYLRYLTDKFTGLYDLAPQESHA, from the coding sequence ATGACCGACTCCGCTCCGTCCGACTTCGCGCGGCGTTCCGCCGAGATCAACGACCTGCTGTGCGTGCTGAACGTGCTCACGTGGGACGCCCGCACGCAGATGCCGCCCGGCGGCAGCGCCACGCGCGGGGGGCAGATGGCGACCATCTCCGCCCTGGCGCGGGAACGCACCCTCGACCCGGCCTTCGAGGAGGCCGCGCGGGCCGCAGACGGCGACCCGGCCGCCGCGCAGGCCCTGGAGGCCATCGCCGCCCTGAGGCGCGTGCCCGAGGCGCTGACCCGTGACCTGGCGACCCTGAAGACCGAGGCGCAGGAGGTCTGGGCGCGGGCTCGGGCGGCCAGCGACTACGCGGTCTTCGCGCCGCTGCTGGGGCGCATGGTGGACCTGAACCGTCACCTCGCGGACGCGCTGGGCTACGCGGACCACCCGTACGACGCGCTGCTGAACCTGTACGAGCCGGGCCTGACGCTGCGCACGCTGTCTCCCCTGTTCGAGCGCCTGCGCGCGCATCACGTGCCGCTGCTGCGGCAGATCCAGACCCGGCCCGAGCCGCGCACGGACATCCTGCGGCGGCACTACCCGGCCGCTGCCCAGAAAGCCTTCTCGCTGGCCGCCGCGCAGCGCTTCGGGTACGACACGTTGCGCGGGCGGCTGGACGAGTCCGCGCACCCCTTCGAGATCAGCTTCACGCGGAACGACGTGCGGATCACCACCCGCTTCCAGGAGAATTTCCTGAGCGGCGCGCTGTTCGGCACGCTGCACGAGACCGGGCACGCCCTGTACGAGCAGGGCATCGACCCGGGCCTGACCCGCACGGTGCTCGCCAGCGACCTGACCGGCCTGTACGCGGTGGGCGGCGCGAGCTACGGCACACACGAGAGCCAGTCGCGGCTGTGGGAAAACCGCATCGGACGCTCGCGGGCGTACTGGGAGCGGCACTACGCCGCGCTGCAAGGTGCCTTCCCGGAGCAGCTCGCGGACGTCGATCTGGACACCTTCCACCGCGCCGTGAACGCGGTGCGGCCCAGCCTGATCCGGGTGGAGGCCGACGAGCTGACGTACGACCTGCACATCATGCTGCGAGTCGAGCTGGAGCGCGCCCTGATCGGCGGGGAGCTGGACGTGGCCGACCTGCCCGCCGCGTGGAACGCCCGCGTGAAGGCCGACCTGGGCCTGGACGTGCCGGACGACGCGCGCGGCGTGTTGCAGGACATCCACTGGTCGTCCGGGCTGTTCGGGTCGTTCCCCACGTACACGGTCGGGAACGTGATGGCCTCGCAGTTCTACGACGCGGCCCACGCGGCCCTGCCGGACCTGGAGGCCCAGCTCGCCGCCGGCGAGTACGCGCCGCTGCGCGAGTGGCTGACCGAGCACATCTACCGCCATGGGCGCACCTTCACGCCGCACGAGTTGCTGGTGCGCGCGACCGGCCGGGGCCTGGACCCGCAGCCGTACCTCCGTTACCTCACCGACAAGTTCACGGGGCTGTACGACCTCGCCCCGCAGGAGAGTCACGCATGA
- a CDS encoding SDR family NAD(P)-dependent oxidoreductase: protein MTELTGPVPSAASDLTGRVAIVTGASSGIGRATALVLARAGARVVAADVTVDGGEATAQAIRDAGGDATFLPCDVSDAPQVEDMVASAAEHFGGVDILVNNAGISGGASLLHDLDPKVWDRVMAVNLRGPFLCAKYALPHLLARRGVIVNVASTYGVIGAPLAPAYCASKGGVVTLTKQLAVDYGPMGVRVNAVCPGYVDTDMGGGRARLGPEGQAAANARREAAAARQPIGRQAHVDEIARVIAFLSSDASSFMTGSVVTVDGGCTATFNHG from the coding sequence ATGACTGAACTCACCGGACCTGTTCCTTCCGCCGCTTCCGACCTGACGGGGCGCGTGGCGATCGTCACCGGCGCGTCCTCCGGCATCGGGCGGGCCACCGCGCTCGTGCTCGCGCGAGCGGGCGCGCGGGTGGTCGCGGCCGACGTGACCGTGGACGGCGGCGAGGCCACCGCCCAGGCGATCCGTGACGCCGGCGGCGACGCCACCTTCTTGCCGTGCGACGTCTCCGACGCCCCCCAGGTCGAGGACATGGTCGCCAGCGCAGCCGAGCACTTCGGCGGCGTGGACATCCTGGTGAACAACGCGGGCATCTCCGGCGGCGCGAGCCTGCTGCATGACCTCGATCCCAAAGTCTGGGACCGGGTGATGGCCGTGAACCTGCGCGGGCCGTTCCTGTGCGCCAAGTACGCGCTGCCGCACCTGCTCGCCCGGCGCGGCGTGATCGTGAACGTGGCCTCCACCTACGGCGTGATCGGCGCGCCGCTGGCCCCCGCGTACTGCGCGTCCAAGGGCGGCGTGGTCACGCTGACCAAACAGCTCGCGGTGGACTACGGCCCGATGGGCGTGCGCGTGAACGCCGTGTGCCCCGGCTATGTGGACACCGACATGGGTGGTGGCCGCGCCCGCCTGGGGCCGGAGGGCCAGGCCGCCGCGAACGCCCGCCGCGAGGCCGCCGCCGCCCGCCAGCCCATCGGCCGGCAGGCGCACGTGGACGAGATCGCCCGCGTGATTGCCTTCCTGTCCTCGGACGCCAGCTCGTTCATGACGGGCTCGGTCGTCACGGTGGACGGCGGCTGCACGGCGACCTTCAACCACGGCTGA
- a CDS encoding SDR family NAD(P)-dependent oxidoreductase: protein MNIEFSGQTVIVTGAGHGFGRAIAQAFAARGARVYACDVNEAGLTETAAGASGPHAVQTARVDVSDRAAVHALVERAAAETGRVDVVVNNAGGVLGQVGRPLEEISESDWRSIFAVNVDGAFNVAQAAAPHMKRQRSGRIVNISSGAGLGISLTGIQAYASAKAAQIGLTRQLAHELGEWGVTVNNVAPGFVRSNPTTERQWESYGEEGQRKLVQNIALRRLGTPDDIAHAVLFFASEQAGWISGQVLSVDGGK from the coding sequence ATGAACATCGAGTTCAGCGGGCAGACGGTCATCGTGACCGGTGCCGGCCACGGCTTCGGCCGGGCCATCGCGCAGGCCTTCGCGGCGCGGGGCGCGCGCGTGTACGCCTGCGACGTGAACGAGGCTGGCCTGACCGAAACCGCGGCGGGCGCGTCCGGGCCGCACGCGGTGCAGACCGCGCGGGTGGACGTGAGCGACCGCGCCGCCGTCCACGCCCTCGTGGAGCGTGCCGCGGCCGAGACCGGGCGAGTGGACGTGGTCGTGAACAACGCGGGCGGGGTGCTGGGACAGGTGGGCCGGCCGCTGGAGGAGATCAGCGAGTCCGACTGGCGCTCGATCTTCGCGGTGAACGTGGACGGGGCCTTCAACGTCGCGCAGGCCGCCGCGCCGCACATGAAGCGCCAGCGTTCCGGGCGGATCGTGAACATCAGTTCCGGCGCGGGCCTGGGCATCAGCCTGACCGGTATCCAGGCGTACGCGAGCGCGAAGGCCGCGCAGATCGGCCTGACGAGACAGCTCGCGCACGAGCTGGGCGAGTGGGGCGTCACCGTGAACAACGTCGCGCCGGGCTTCGTGCGCAGCAACCCCACCACCGAGCGCCAGTGGGAGAGCTACGGCGAGGAGGGCCAGCGCAAGCTGGTGCAGAACATCGCCCTGAGGCGCCTGGGCACGCCGGACGACATCGCCCATGCCGTGCTGTTCTTCGCGTCGGAGCAGGCCGGGTGGATCAGCGGGCAGGTGCTCAGCGTGGACGGCGGCAAGTGA
- a CDS encoding RraA family protein: protein MSDLAEPVARLAALLPGRDLTCDLSDTLGHTGALGRAFQSVWPGATFAGPALTVRTVGTDLGAVYAGIAAAPAGSVVVIDTHGTDHSAFWGENTTRAAQARGVVAAVIDGACRDVSAVRALRFPVVCTGRIPQAGLRGPHGEVNVPVALGGVPVHPGDLIVGDDNGVVVLPAAEAARVVTAVLDAVGAAAIDSHSGAPFR from the coding sequence ATGAGTGATCTGGCCGAACCCGTGGCCCGGCTGGCCGCCCTGCTGCCCGGCCGCGACCTCACCTGCGACCTGAGCGACACGCTGGGGCACACCGGCGCGCTGGGCCGCGCGTTCCAGTCGGTGTGGCCGGGCGCCACCTTCGCCGGCCCGGCGCTGACCGTCCGCACCGTGGGCACCGACCTGGGCGCGGTGTACGCCGGCATCGCGGCAGCCCCGGCCGGCAGCGTCGTGGTGATCGACACGCACGGCACCGACCACTCGGCGTTCTGGGGCGAGAACACCACCCGCGCGGCGCAGGCCCGGGGGGTGGTGGCCGCCGTGATCGACGGGGCATGCCGCGACGTGAGCGCGGTCCGTGCCCTGCGCTTCCCCGTGGTGTGCACCGGCCGCATTCCCCAGGCGGGCCTTCGCGGCCCACACGGCGAGGTGAACGTGCCCGTGGCCCTGGGCGGCGTGCCCGTGCACCCCGGCGATCTGATCGTCGGAGACGACAACGGCGTGGTCGTGCTCCCCGCCGCCGAGGCCGCGCGCGTCGTGACGGCCGTGCTGGACGCGGTGGGTGCCGCCGCCATCGATTCCCATAGCGGTGCTCCGTTCCGTTGA
- a CDS encoding ABC transporter ATP-binding protein, giving the protein MTAVSSEHSTTTPAPQDVMVITGLTKTFAAPQSVLARWRGQPRRVVQALTDVNLDVRRGETLGIVGESGCGKSTLARTLVRLYDADSGSVRYGGQEVTALRGAALRAYNRSVQMIFQDPYSSLNPRMTVEQVLREALTVHHMRPADQVEGRIAELLSLVGLPPEAAGRLPHEFSGGQRQRIGIARALALEPEVLIADELVSALDVSVQAQVVNLLLELQERLHLTVLFVAHDLRLVRHLSHRVAVMYLGRVVEVADTQTMFQAPLHPYTQALLAAAPTLEPGSRTAAPALSGELPSPLNVPSGCAFRTRCPHAFARCAEERPALLTQGSGTQVACHLYDPQPGTATP; this is encoded by the coding sequence ATGACCGCCGTGTCGTCGGAACACTCCACCACCACGCCGGCCCCGCAGGACGTGATGGTGATCACCGGCCTGACCAAGACCTTCGCCGCGCCGCAGTCCGTGCTGGCGCGCTGGCGGGGGCAGCCGCGACGGGTGGTGCAGGCCCTGACGGACGTGAATCTGGACGTGCGCCGGGGCGAGACGCTGGGCATCGTCGGCGAGAGCGGCTGCGGCAAGTCCACCCTGGCGCGCACGCTGGTCCGGCTCTACGACGCCGACTCGGGCAGCGTGCGCTACGGCGGACAGGAGGTCACGGCGCTGCGCGGTGCCGCCCTGCGCGCGTACAACCGCTCGGTGCAGATGATCTTCCAAGACCCGTACTCCAGCCTGAACCCGCGCATGACCGTGGAGCAGGTGCTGCGCGAGGCGCTGACGGTCCACCACATGCGCCCGGCGGATCAGGTGGAAGGCCGCATCGCGGAGCTGCTGTCGCTGGTCGGGCTGCCGCCGGAAGCGGCCGGGCGGCTTCCGCACGAATTTTCCGGCGGGCAGCGCCAGCGTATCGGGATCGCGCGGGCGCTGGCGCTGGAACCCGAGGTGCTGATCGCGGACGAACTGGTCTCCGCGCTGGACGTCTCGGTGCAGGCGCAGGTCGTGAACCTGCTGCTGGAACTCCAGGAACGGCTGCACCTGACCGTGCTGTTCGTGGCGCACGACCTGCGGCTGGTGCGTCACCTGTCGCACCGCGTGGCGGTGATGTACCTGGGCCGCGTGGTCGAGGTGGCCGACACCCAGACCATGTTCCAGGCCCCGCTGCACCCGTACACACAGGCGCTGCTGGCCGCCGCCCCCACCCTGGAGCCCGGCTCGCGCACGGCCGCGCCCGCCCTGAGTGGCGAACTGCCCAGCCCCCTGAACGTGCCCAGCGGCTGCGCGTTCCGGACCCGCTGCCCGCACGCCTTCGCGCGCTGCGCCGAGGAACGCCCGGCGCTGCTCACGCAGGGCAGCGGCACGCAGGTCGCGTGCCACCTGTACGATCCGCAGCCGGGGACGGCAACGCCATGA
- a CDS encoding dipeptidase, with the protein MTATSSPGAAPVPAGLEATLALLRERADASLAELIEFAGIPSVSAQSAHRPDMERAAAWLAARLECAGMKSVSLWPTAGHPAVYGEWLGALDAPTVLVYGHYDVQPPDPLERWHTPPFTPTVVGERVYGRGVSDDKGPLLLTVQAADALLSATGRLPLNVKFLFEGEEEVGSAHLPALVKGRAAELRADFVISADGGMWSADFPSLTVSGRGLTALEFTVHGPAHDLHSGRHGGSVHNPLHAAAALVAGLHDEHGRVTVPGFYDGVTELPPEQREALTTLPFTDAAYLQQTGAPAIYGEAGYTTLERQWHRPTVEVNGMWGGYTGEGSKTVLPAEAHVKLSCRLVPGQDPERVHRLLRDHLSAETPPGVRIEFVPGNHHARAYALPATHPARVAARRVLRDVYGTEALEVGMGGSIPILETFQSVLGLDSLLFSFAVGDENIHAPDEFFRIPRVSQGQEAWARLWWALGAGG; encoded by the coding sequence GTGACCGCCACGTCCTCTCCCGGCGCGGCCCCGGTGCCCGCCGGTCTGGAGGCCACGCTGGCCCTGCTGCGGGAGCGGGCGGACGCCTCGCTGGCCGAACTGATCGAGTTCGCGGGTATTCCCAGCGTCAGCGCGCAGTCGGCACACCGGCCGGACATGGAGCGGGCAGCGGCGTGGCTGGCCGCCCGGCTGGAGTGCGCCGGGATGAAGAGCGTCTCGTTGTGGCCGACTGCCGGGCATCCCGCCGTGTACGGCGAGTGGCTGGGCGCACTGGACGCCCCGACCGTGCTGGTGTACGGCCACTACGACGTGCAGCCGCCGGACCCGCTGGAGCGCTGGCACACGCCGCCCTTCACGCCCACGGTGGTGGGCGAGCGCGTGTACGGGCGCGGGGTCAGCGACGACAAGGGGCCGCTACTGCTGACGGTGCAGGCCGCCGACGCCCTGCTGAGCGCCACCGGCCGCCTGCCGCTGAACGTGAAGTTCCTGTTCGAGGGCGAGGAGGAGGTCGGCAGCGCGCACCTGCCCGCGCTGGTGAAGGGGCGCGCTGCCGAGCTGAGGGCGGACTTCGTGATCAGCGCCGACGGCGGCATGTGGAGTGCCGACTTCCCCTCGCTGACCGTCAGCGGGCGGGGCCTGACGGCGCTGGAGTTCACGGTGCACGGCCCGGCGCACGACCTCCACTCCGGGCGGCACGGCGGCAGCGTCCACAACCCGCTGCACGCGGCGGCGGCGCTGGTCGCCGGCCTGCACGACGAACACGGCCGCGTGACCGTTCCCGGCTTCTACGACGGCGTGACCGAGCTGCCGCCGGAGCAGCGCGAGGCCCTGACCACCCTGCCCTTCACGGACGCCGCGTACCTGCAGCAGACCGGCGCGCCGGCCATCTACGGCGAGGCGGGATACACCACCCTGGAACGCCAGTGGCACCGCCCCACCGTCGAGGTGAACGGAATGTGGGGCGGTTACACCGGCGAGGGCAGCAAGACGGTGCTGCCCGCTGAGGCGCACGTGAAGCTCTCGTGCCGCCTGGTGCCGGGCCAGGACCCGGAGCGCGTCCACCGGCTGCTGCGCGACCACCTAAGCGCCGAGACGCCGCCCGGCGTCCGTATCGAGTTCGTACCGGGCAACCACCACGCGCGCGCGTACGCCCTGCCGGCCACGCATCCGGCGCGGGTGGCGGCGCGCCGGGTGCTGCGTGACGTCTACGGCACCGAGGCGCTGGAGGTCGGCATGGGCGGCTCGATTCCCATCCTGGAGACCTTCCAGTCGGTGCTGGGCCTGGACTCGCTGCTGTTCTCCTTCGCGGTGGGCGACGAGAATATCCACGCGCCGGACGAGTTCTTCCGCATTCCGCGTGTGTCCCAGGGCCAGGAGGCGTGGGCGCGGCTATGGTGGGCGCTCGGAGCGGGCGGATGA
- a CDS encoding creatininase family protein, protein MTPIEHMNWMQVESYLQGDDRCVLPLGSTEQHAYLSLAVDNILPSKLAHEAAGPLGIPVFPVLPYGITPYFRGYPGSVTLRVGTYLSVVRDVLDSLHEQGFRRILIVNGHGGNSPALGLSGEWMADHPGAQVKFHNWWNAPRVWAQVQATDTNASHASWMENFPWTRLEGVVMPDAEKPAVNLDRLRLLSPQALRNYLGEGNYGGRFQRPDADMQAIWDVAVQETRDLLTGGWLE, encoded by the coding sequence ATGACCCCGATAGAGCACATGAACTGGATGCAGGTCGAGTCGTACCTCCAGGGAGACGACCGCTGTGTCCTGCCGCTGGGCAGCACCGAGCAACACGCGTACCTGAGCCTCGCGGTGGACAACATCCTGCCGTCGAAGCTGGCGCACGAGGCGGCCGGGCCGCTGGGCATTCCGGTGTTCCCGGTGCTGCCCTACGGCATCACGCCGTACTTCCGCGGCTATCCCGGCAGCGTGACCCTGCGGGTCGGCACGTACCTGAGCGTGGTGCGCGACGTCCTGGACAGCCTGCACGAGCAGGGTTTCCGCCGCATCCTGATCGTGAACGGGCACGGCGGAAACTCGCCCGCGCTGGGGCTCAGCGGCGAGTGGATGGCGGATCACCCCGGCGCGCAGGTCAAGTTCCACAACTGGTGGAACGCGCCGCGCGTGTGGGCACAGGTGCAGGCCACTGACACGAACGCCAGCCACGCGTCGTGGATGGAGAACTTCCCGTGGACGCGCCTGGAAGGCGTGGTCATGCCGGACGCCGAGAAGCCGGCGGTCAACCTCGACCGGTTGCGGCTGCTGTCGCCGCAGGCGCTGCGCAACTACCTGGGCGAGGGCAACTATGGGGGCCGCTTCCAGCGCCCGGACGCCGACATGCAGGCGATCTGGGACGTGGCCGTGCAGGAGACGCGCGACCTGCTGACTGGCGGGTGGCTCGAGTGA
- a CDS encoding SDR family NAD(P)-dependent oxidoreductase produces MNQPNLKLSGKVALITGASSGIGAATARALAEVGAAVVLAARRRERLDTLAAEITAQGGRAAVVAADLAEPAQARDAVTQAVSAFGQLDILVNNAGLMLLGPVADADATDWHRMLDLNVLALMHATQAAIGVMKPQGSGHIVNISSVSGRGSGPTSAGYSATKWAVGGFSEGLRQEVRLHGIRVTVVEPGVVATELTDHITHTATKDAYEGRIAQMTPLEAEDVAAAVVYAVTQPQRVNVNEILMRPLDQG; encoded by the coding sequence ATGAACCAACCGAACCTGAAGCTGTCCGGCAAGGTCGCCCTGATCACCGGCGCGTCCAGCGGCATCGGCGCCGCGACCGCCCGCGCCCTGGCCGAAGTGGGCGCGGCCGTGGTGCTCGCCGCCCGGCGCCGCGAGCGCCTGGACACCCTGGCCGCCGAGATCACTGCCCAGGGCGGGCGAGCCGCTGTGGTCGCCGCCGACCTCGCCGAGCCCGCGCAGGCGCGGGACGCGGTGACGCAGGCGGTCAGCGCCTTCGGCCAGCTGGACATCCTGGTGAACAACGCGGGCCTGATGCTGCTGGGGCCGGTCGCGGACGCCGACGCGACCGACTGGCACCGCATGCTCGACCTGAACGTCCTGGCGCTGATGCACGCCACGCAGGCGGCCATCGGCGTGATGAAACCGCAGGGCAGCGGGCACATCGTGAACATCTCCTCGGTGTCTGGGCGCGGCTCCGGCCCCACCAGCGCCGGCTACAGCGCGACCAAGTGGGCGGTCGGCGGCTTCAGCGAGGGCCTGCGTCAGGAGGTGCGCCTGCACGGCATCCGCGTGACTGTCGTCGAGCCTGGCGTGGTCGCCACCGAGCTGACAGATCACATCACGCACACGGCCACCAAGGACGCCTACGAGGGCCGCATCGCCCAGATGACGCCGCTGGAGGCCGAGGACGTCGCGGCGGCGGTGGTCTACGCGGTCACGCAGCCGCAGCGCGTGAACGTGAACGAGATCCTGATGCGCCCGCTCGACCAGGGATGA
- a CDS encoding ketopantoate reductase family protein, with protein MSAAGEDSQQRVLIWGAGAIGGTIGAYLIRAGVDVTFVDVAADHVRAIRERGLHITGPIEEFTVSAPACTPDELSGQWPLALLCVKAQDTRTAGDALAPHVAPSGAVVSVQNGLNPLILNEIFGQERVLGSFVNFGADYLEPGVVTYAGRGAVVVGEQDGTLSARAHAVHALLRHFEPMAVLSGNIMGYLWSKLGYGALLFATAVTDDGIADALARPENRDMYVELGREVMRVARAHGVTPEGFNGFDPAAFLPGAGDVQARSSMDAMVAFNRRSAKTHSGIWRDLAVRRRRTEVDAQVGWVVHFGREHGVPTPLCSLLVQLIHDIEDGRHTLDPAGEDGPNLRAMRAAMSGVSA; from the coding sequence GTGAGCGCGGCAGGCGAGGACAGTCAGCAACGTGTGCTGATCTGGGGCGCGGGCGCGATCGGCGGGACCATCGGCGCGTACCTGATCCGGGCCGGCGTGGACGTGACCTTCGTGGACGTGGCGGCAGATCACGTGCGGGCCATCCGTGAGCGTGGCCTCCACATCACCGGCCCCATCGAGGAATTCACGGTCTCGGCGCCCGCGTGCACGCCGGACGAGCTGAGCGGCCAGTGGCCGCTGGCCCTGCTGTGCGTGAAGGCGCAGGACACTCGGACCGCCGGCGACGCGCTCGCGCCGCACGTCGCGCCGTCCGGCGCAGTCGTATCGGTGCAGAACGGCCTGAATCCGCTGATCCTGAACGAGATCTTCGGGCAGGAGCGGGTGCTGGGCTCGTTCGTGAACTTCGGCGCGGATTACCTGGAGCCGGGCGTGGTGACCTATGCCGGGCGCGGCGCGGTCGTGGTGGGCGAGCAGGACGGGACTCTCAGCGCGCGGGCGCACGCCGTCCACGCGCTGCTGCGGCACTTCGAGCCGATGGCGGTGCTGAGCGGCAACATCATGGGGTACCTGTGGAGCAAGCTCGGGTACGGCGCGCTGCTGTTCGCCACAGCCGTGACGGACGACGGCATCGCGGACGCCCTGGCGCGGCCGGAGAACCGCGACATGTACGTCGAGCTGGGCCGCGAGGTGATGCGCGTGGCGCGGGCGCACGGTGTGACGCCCGAGGGCTTCAACGGCTTCGACCCGGCCGCGTTCCTGCCGGGCGCGGGCGACGTGCAGGCGCGCTCCAGCATGGACGCGATGGTCGCCTTCAACCGCCGCAGCGCCAAGACCCACAGCGGCATCTGGCGCGACCTCGCAGTGAGGCGCCGCCGCACCGAGGTGGACGCGCAGGTGGGCTGGGTGGTGCACTTCGGGCGGGAGCACGGGGTGCCCACGCCGCTGTGCTCGCTGCTGGTGCAGCTGATCCACGACATCGAGGACGGCCGGCACACCCTCGACCCGGCGGGCGAGGACGGCCCGAACCTGCGGGCCATGCGCGCGGCCATGAGCGGGGTGAGCGCATGA